In the bacterium genome, TACTCGCCGTGGTCGGAGACGACGGCGACGAGGGTCTCGCCGGCCAGGCCCAGTTCGGCCAGAAGATCGACGAGCGCGCCCACGTGGCGGTCGGCCTCGAAGACCTCGGCGCGGTAGGCGGCACGCACGTCGTCGCGGGGCAGCGCGGCGACGTTCGTCTCGTCGACGATCCCCGCGAAGGCGATGCCGAGGGAGTCGCGGACGCCCGCCGCCGACACGAAGGGCAGATGCGGGTCGAAGAGGTGCACCCAGAGGAAGAAGCGGTCGTGGCGGCCGGCGTGGCGCCAGTCGCGCAGCCAGGCCGCGGCGCCGGCGACGACCTCGGCCCCGTCGGCGCCGCTGTCGTCGTGGCCGAGCTTCGGGATCAGGCTGAACCCGTCGAAGCCCCGACCGAAGCCGAAGCGCGCATCGAGCGGACCGGCCGAGACGAGCGCGCGCGTGTCGAAGCCGGCCGCGCCGAGATGCTCGGCCAGGGTCACCGAATCGTCGCCGATGGCCAGGCTGCGCGCGCGGTGCCCGTTGTAGATGATCCCGTGCCGCGACGGGTCCTGTCCGGTGAGGATCGAGGCGTGCGACGGGCCGGTGAACGGCGCCGTGGCATAGGCGTGCTCGAAGACGAGCGCCTCGGCGGCGAGGGCGTCCAGCCGCGGCGAGACGGCGTCGGGGAAGCCGTAGCAGCCGAGAAAGTCGGCGCGCAGGGTGTCGATGGTGATGAGCACCAGGTGGCGGGCGGCCGGGGCCGCGGGACGGTCGCAGCCCGACGGCGCGACCAGCGCGGCCAGGGCGAGCACCAGCGCGAGCAGCCGCCCGCGGCCGGCGCCATCCGGGGGCGCGGCTAGCCGACCCATTGGACGAAGCGCGTCTCGATGGACACGATGAGCCCGGCCGGGTCGGGCGCCAGGGCCCGCCGGGCGGGCGAGGCGTGGAAGGCGGCGTCGGCCGCGTCCCAGGCCGCACGGTCGCCGGCGAAGGCCATCAGCCAGGTGAAGCGGTCGGCCTCGGGGTCGGACCAGGCCGCCGGGACCGTGAAGCCGAGGGACTCGCGGATGGGCCGGATGTGGTCGACGAAGACCCGTTCCCAGTCGGGCCCCGCGCCGGCGACGAGGGTGTAGGTGCGCAGCTGGACGAGCAAGGAGACCTCCGGCGGGGCGGGCGGGCGGCGGACGGACGACGGACCGATTGCGCCGAGTACACCACACCCGTTGCGGCGAGGCAACCGGGTCTTGTGGCCGCGCGGTCGGAGGTGCTATGCTCCGGCATCGCGGGATGCTCGCCCAACCCCATGTCCGTAAAGAAGATAAATGATATCGGATCTCATCATCAAGCGAGCCCTGACCGCCGCATTCCTGCTCCTGACGGCCACCGGCGCCCGGGCCGGCTGGGAGTTCCCGACCCCCTTCAGCCCCGGG is a window encoding:
- a CDS encoding sulfatase; protein product: MGRLAAPPDGAGRGRLLALVLALAALVAPSGCDRPAAPAARHLVLITIDTLRADFLGCYGFPDAVSPRLDALAAEALVFEHAYATAPFTGPSHASILTGQDPSRHGIIYNGHRARSLAIGDDSVTLAEHLGAAGFDTRALVSAGPLDARFGFGRGFDGFSLIPKLGHDDSGADGAEVVAGAAAWLRDWRHAGRHDRFFLWVHLFDPHLPFVSAAGVRDSLGIAFAGIVDETNVAALPRDDVRAAYRAEVFEADRHVGALVDLLAELGLAGETLVAVVSDHGEYLQEHGLVNHHGLRDEVLHVPMLIHWPGLGRSERRPATVSTVDLAPTLCDLLGVGPLSTARGRSLRRAAAADDPTPVFAEWRDFRLLGADVAPRPGEFQVAVQRGRRKLIRDVLFPDAGLAFDLAADPAEDHDLAASPPAWAADLGADLENHIARDLPAGLAGVADIHLDDRALEMLRSLGYVR
- a CDS encoding NIPSNAP family protein, giving the protein MLVQLRTYTLVAGAGPDWERVFVDHIRPIRESLGFTVPAAWSDPEADRFTWLMAFAGDRAAWDAADAAFHASPARRALAPDPAGLIVSIETRFVQWVG